The Nerophis ophidion isolate RoL-2023_Sa linkage group LG21, RoL_Noph_v1.0, whole genome shotgun sequence region AGTGTTTGTTGAATATGAAATTATACTCAACCTCATATATCaaaacaaaatgggagaaggaagggGGGATAACTATATCggaggaagaatggacaataatatggaaatatcaatggacttgtaccagctcacccaagtggagggAGTTTGGCTGGAAAAGTTTGATCAGATTTTTCATTAcaccttctcagaagtctcactatgataactcccctgcctgctggagaaattgtgggaattcaaacgcaaaccactaccatgttttctgggactgctctaccataaaggactattggaaagagatacaccaagctttacaggatatttttaaacgagaaataccccttgaaagtaaATCTTTGTTTTTTGGATTTGCTCCTCAAGATTGGCTGAGGAAAGATAAATACTTAATGAATAACCTACTggtggcttgtaaaaagaccatcactaggaaatggatatcccaggagagcccaatttagaagcaatggatggaaaccacaatggacatatatcaaatggagaagataactgcctttattaattataaattggagaaatttgcctcatactgggaaaactgggtcaattatgtcatgCCCCATAAGCCTGACTTTAATCTCTGGAATTagtgtactgtttaaaaaaaaaaaaaagattactccctatatgtgtatatatacatataaataaataaatacaatttaatgactgtcaaattgagcgaggcagtatactgtcacagtgagtaaaacctaaatttgggatatgcaaaccttacaaaaactgattctagtaaaaggcattttttagacataaTTTATGTTaggttttagagttatgtttatataagtttCATACACAGCATGACatttatactgtcatattgagtaaaacaaataaaataacttgtacttttgcaaaccttacaacatttattttttgtagtaaaactcacaatgatacatttctccaggcattattagccatttcgcatgtgttgtttaggagttatgtttaaataactgtcatattgagtgtggcagTATACTGTCAGAGTGAGTACAACATAGTATTTGTATTTGCAACCCTTACACAAACAACTcattctagtaaaactgaaatcaatacaatattacaggcatttttagacataatgcatgtttggtttttgagttatgtttatataactttcagtTTTGCtatcatactgagtaaaaaaacgaatttgtgtccttgcaaacattacaaaatatttgtgtggagagacggagccgcgGGCCGACGGCAGGGCGGGGCTCACGTTgacccggctcaagatggcggccaggaggcggagtatgcagcgtaACAAGGAGGAGGGGCGTGCCTGGAGCAACGCCACCACAATCAAAGTCAGGTGCGAAACACACTGTTAAGATTGTATATATCCACGCTCTTACTCAGTGACTGTTATAGAAGTAGGATGTTGTAGCGCATGTTATCCCCTTTAGGGCGCTCTGGAACTGTGTAGTGTTTAACACAGAAGCAGTTGTGTGTTCAACAGAAGAAGAGAATAAAAGTCTCCTCGGTGAGAGGACGTTGATGTTCAAGACTCGTTGAAAGTGTCGTTCatgtgcacgcataaagaactctgttaagctcaaacaccttaacaggttatgggcccagcaaccCAAATAACGCCAGGAACTGCAGCAACCCCAGGAACCGCAGTAATTCCAGGAACCGCAGTGATTCCAACCAACTCAAGCAAACAAGGCAAGGTAGCGTTGAGTCGACGCACGGACACAGAAGCCAAGGAAGTTTGCAGGTGTGGACTTGAGCTAACAGAGGAGAACTACTTGACCAAGGATAAAGGTAATGCAAACGTGAAGTATTACACGGAGCATTAAAGGGACTTTAGCCAATGAAGTAGCGTGTACACTCGAAGAAGAAGTAACCGCGGCAAAGTTTGAGCTAATTAGCATAGCACAGTGCTAAAGTGCGGAGCTTAAACAAAAATGGCGACTCGTACTACTGGAGCAGTATCCCCGCAACTGTACTTCGATGGATCCGAAAGCAAGTATGACCTTTGGGAAGCAAGGTTTTTGGGACACTTACATATtttaaagttgaaagacactgttCTAAATGAACCAGTTGGAGAAGAGCAAGCAGCAGCGGACAGAATAAAGAATCCAGACTGCTATGCAGAGCTCATAAGGTTGATCGATGATAAAAGCCTGTCTTTAATTAGACATGATGCTACATACGATGGAAGGAAAGCACTGAAAATGCTGAGGGAGCACTATTCAGGAAAAAGCAAGCCACGAATAATCAACCTGTACACGTCCTTGACAAAACTACGGAAAGTAGATAGAGAGTCGACTACGGACTACATTATCAGAGCAGAAAACCTGATTACAGCACTTCGTGATGCCGGTGAGACTCTCAGTGATAGTCTGATCATAGCCATGATTCTTGGAGGACTTCCTGACGCTTACAAGCCATTAGCTGTACATGTAACACAAAACGAAGACAATGTGACATTTACAGATTTCAAAAGGAGATTACGTATTTACGAAGAGTCAGAGAAAATTAGT contains the following coding sequences:
- the LOC133539959 gene encoding uncharacterized protein LOC133539959; this encodes MATRTTGAVSPQLYFDGSESKYDLWEARFLGHLHILKLKDTVLNEPVGEEQAAADRIKNPDCYAELIRLIDDKSLSLIRHDATYDGRKALKMLREHYSGKSKPRIINLYTSLTKLRKVDRESTTDYIIRAENLITALRDAGETLSDSLIIAMILGGLPDAYKPLAVHVTQNEDNVTFTDFKRRLRIYEESEKISTAEPTDNVMKMFTKQDRNIQKTYTSSTQSRSGDEDLTCFKCGLKGHRARNCIRKVWCNFCKSNTHQETICKKKDKRDNVKKVTDEHSSDYLFKAAQEETRDSFSGTS